One window of Helicobacter winghamensis ATCC BAA-430 genomic DNA carries:
- a CDS encoding serine hydroxymethyltransferase, translating into MNYILEQTDPKILELINQELERQNTHLEMIASENFTFPSVMEAMGSVLTNKYAEGYPYKRYYGGCEFVDKIEEIAIERAKELFGCAFANVQPHAGSQANTAVYSALLKPYDKILGMDLSHGGHLTHGAKVSITGQMYQSFFYGVELDGYINYDKVAEIAKVVKPNLIVCGFSAYSRVLDFAKFREIADSVGAVLMADVAHIAGLVVAGEYANPFPYADVVTTTTHKTLRGPRGGLILTNNEEYAKKIDKAVFPGMQGGPLMHVIAGKAVGFGENLKPSWKGYAKQVKANAKTLANVLMQRGYKIVSDGTDNHLVLLSFLDKEFSGKEADLALGNAGITVNKNTVPGEIRSPFVTSGVRIGSPALTARGFKEREFDIVANKIADVLDDIQNTQKQEKIKMELKELALQFPIYNKAIF; encoded by the coding sequence ATGAATTATATTTTAGAGCAGACTGATCCAAAGATTTTAGAGTTAATCAATCAAGAGCTAGAGCGTCAAAATACGCATTTAGAGATGATTGCAAGTGAGAATTTTACTTTCCCTAGTGTAATGGAGGCAATGGGGAGTGTTTTAACAAATAAATATGCTGAAGGTTATCCTTATAAGCGTTATTATGGAGGTTGTGAGTTTGTAGATAAGATTGAAGAAATCGCAATCGAGAGAGCAAAAGAGCTTTTTGGTTGTGCTTTTGCAAATGTGCAACCCCACGCAGGAAGTCAAGCAAACACAGCGGTGTATTCTGCGCTTTTAAAACCTTATGATAAGATTTTAGGAATGGATTTAAGCCATGGAGGGCATTTGACACACGGAGCAAAGGTTAGCATTACAGGGCAAATGTATCAGAGCTTTTTTTATGGTGTAGAGCTCGATGGATATATTAATTATGATAAAGTTGCTGAAATTGCAAAAGTAGTGAAGCCAAATTTAATTGTGTGTGGGTTTAGTGCGTATTCTAGAGTGCTAGATTTTGCTAAGTTTAGAGAGATTGCCGATAGTGTAGGGGCAGTTTTAATGGCAGATGTTGCTCATATTGCAGGGCTTGTGGTAGCGGGTGAATATGCAAATCCTTTTCCTTATGCAGATGTAGTTACCACAACAACACATAAAACACTAAGAGGTCCTAGGGGTGGATTAATTTTGACTAATAACGAAGAATATGCAAAGAAAATTGATAAAGCAGTGTTTCCAGGAATGCAAGGGGGACCGCTAATGCATGTGATTGCAGGTAAGGCGGTAGGCTTTGGAGAGAATCTTAAGCCCTCTTGGAAGGGATACGCAAAACAAGTTAAGGCTAATGCAAAGACTTTGGCAAATGTGCTTATGCAAAGGGGATATAAAATTGTAAGTGATGGCACGGATAATCATTTGGTTTTATTGTCCTTTCTTGATAAAGAATTTAGCGGAAAAGAGGCAGATTTAGCCTTAGGAAATGCTGGGATTACTGTTAATAAAAACACTGTTCCAGGGGAGATTAGAAGTCCATTTGTAACAAGTGGTGTTAGAATTGGATCTCCAGCATTAACCGCTAGGGGTTTTAAAGAGAGAGAATTTGACATTGTGGCAAATAAAATCGCCGATGTATTAGATGATATTCAAAATACACAAAAGCAAGAAAAAATAAAAATGGAATTAAAGGAACTTGCGCTACAATTTCCAATTTACAATAAAGCAATTTTTTAA
- the lysS gene encoding lysine--tRNA ligase, with protein MFENDMYVAGRIAKADALRQIGINPYGNGIIKESSTQEFLQTFKDVQDLEERKDTSKSAQVAGRIKFIRLMGKAAFIKIEDYSGVLQVYLSKNELDENFEVFKKYIEVGDIVVAKGFPFVTKTGELSLHALEFKILTKAISPLPEKFHGLVDIELRYRQRYLDLIMNSKVRDSFILRSRIVSCVRKFFESKEFLEVETPMMHPIPGGANAKPFVTYHNALNVERYLRIAPELYLKRLIVGGFEAVFEINRNFRNEGMDHSHNPEFTMIEFYWAYKDYKDLIALTKELFYFLLEMLKLPKQLEFNGKSIDFSTFREISYEDALVEIGGIPRGVATNENALYEYLLQNNVKLESKMELGKLQSEAFDAFVEEKLINPTFITDFPIAISPLARRNDTNPYIADRFELFIGGSEIANGFSELNDPLDQLERFKAQVAAKEAGDEEAQYMDEDYITALSYGMPPTAGEGIGIDRLVMLLTGNISIKDVILFPALKPQKKEIKEEK; from the coding sequence ATGTTTGAAAATGATATGTATGTGGCAGGACGCATTGCAAAAGCTGATGCGTTACGCCAGATAGGGATTAATCCTTATGGCAATGGAATTATAAAAGAAAGTAGCACACAAGAGTTTTTGCAAACTTTTAAAGATGTGCAAGACTTAGAAGAGAGAAAAGATACTAGTAAAAGCGCGCAAGTTGCAGGGAGAATTAAGTTTATCCGCTTAATGGGCAAGGCTGCGTTTATTAAGATTGAAGATTATAGTGGCGTGCTACAAGTGTATCTTTCTAAAAATGAATTAGATGAAAATTTTGAAGTGTTTAAAAAATATATTGAAGTGGGTGATATTGTGGTAGCAAAGGGCTTTCCTTTTGTAACTAAAACAGGAGAATTAAGCCTGCATGCTTTGGAATTTAAGATTCTCACTAAAGCCATTTCTCCATTACCTGAGAAATTTCACGGATTAGTGGATATTGAGTTGCGCTATCGTCAAAGATATTTGGATCTAATTATGAATAGCAAGGTGCGCGATAGTTTTATTTTACGCTCGCGCATTGTGTCTTGTGTGCGTAAATTCTTTGAATCTAAGGAATTTTTAGAAGTAGAAACGCCAATGATGCATCCCATTCCCGGTGGTGCTAATGCTAAACCCTTTGTAACCTATCACAATGCGCTCAATGTGGAACGCTACCTTAGAATTGCACCGGAACTTTATTTAAAAAGACTGATTGTTGGGGGATTTGAAGCGGTTTTTGAGATTAATCGTAATTTTAGAAATGAAGGAATGGATCACTCGCATAATCCGGAATTTACGATGATTGAATTTTACTGGGCGTATAAGGATTATAAGGATTTAATCGCATTAACTAAAGAATTATTTTATTTTTTATTAGAAATGCTAAAATTGCCTAAGCAATTAGAATTTAATGGTAAAAGCATTGATTTTAGCACATTTAGAGAAATTAGTTATGAAGATGCACTTGTCGAGATTGGTGGAATCCCTAGAGGGGTAGCAACAAATGAAAATGCATTGTATGAATATTTGTTGCAAAATAATGTAAAGTTGGAATCTAAAATGGAGCTAGGGAAGCTACAAAGTGAAGCATTTGACGCATTTGTAGAAGAAAAGTTGATTAATCCCACATTTATTACAGACTTTCCTATTGCTATTAGTCCTTTAGCAAGGCGCAATGATACAAATCCTTATATCGCGGATAGATTTGAGCTGTTTATTGGTGGAAGTGAGATTGCTAATGGTTTTAGTGAATTAAATGATCCGCTAGATCAACTAGAGCGTTTTAAGGCGCAAGTTGCCGCCAAAGAAGCGGGTGATGAGGAGGCACAATATATGGACGAGGATTATATCACCGCCCTTTCTTATGGTATGCCACCAACTGCCGGGGAAGGGATAGGGATTGATAGGCTTGTAATGCTATTAACAGGCAATATAAGCATTAAAGATGTGATTTTATTCCCCGCTTTAAAACCGCAGAAAAAAGAAATAAAGGAAGAAAAATGA
- a CDS encoding CvpA family protein encodes MDFSWFDAVVGILILLLAIRGVINGFVREFLGLVGIVGGVYVASVYAESVGSWISANVYAFKNPSAITLIGFLVLLVGIWVIALLIAEVLQKLINLSALGVVNRLLGFAFGALKVFMVFAIIIAALTNIQFARSFIERKTQNSYLYPMLKSTGETIIKLDFVQDTKPVLEKLDKIGNGNV; translated from the coding sequence ATGGATTTTAGTTGGTTTGATGCTGTAGTTGGAATCTTAATTTTACTGCTTGCGATACGGGGTGTAATTAATGGGTTTGTTCGGGAGTTTTTAGGGCTTGTTGGAATCGTTGGTGGGGTATATGTGGCTTCTGTGTATGCGGAGAGTGTTGGGAGTTGGATTAGTGCAAATGTGTATGCCTTTAAAAATCCTTCAGCGATAACACTTATTGGCTTTTTGGTGTTACTTGTTGGGATTTGGGTGATTGCATTATTAATTGCTGAAGTACTACAAAAATTAATCAATCTAAGTGCATTAGGTGTTGTAAATCGGTTGCTAGGCTTTGCTTTTGGGGCTTTAAAGGTTTTTATGGTGTTTGCAATCATTATTGCAGCACTTACAAATATTCAATTTGCAAGAAGTTTTATTGAAAGAAAAACGCAAAATAGTTATTTATATCCTATGTTAAAAAGCACGGGAGAGACTATTATTAAGCTTGATTTTGTGCAAGATACAAAGCCTGTATTAGAAAAATTAGACAAAATAGGAAACGGCAATGTTTGA
- a CDS encoding YajQ family cyclic di-GMP-binding protein, with amino-acid sequence MAAKEHSFDISAKIDIQEFKNALEQAKKEINNRFDFKDDKAKELNFNEKDKVLSILATSTNKAKTIKDILDSKLIKRNLSLKILKELKEESVSGGNTKITYKLNDALDDKSAKTINTAIKNEKFKVSTQIQGSEIRVKAKDIDELQKVIAHLRKMELEVALSFGNFA; translated from the coding sequence ATGGCAGCAAAAGAGCATAGTTTTGACATTTCAGCAAAAATAGATATTCAAGAGTTTAAAAACGCACTAGAGCAAGCAAAAAAAGAGATTAATAACCGCTTCGACTTTAAAGACGACAAGGCAAAAGAGTTAAACTTCAACGAAAAAGACAAAGTTTTAAGTATTTTAGCCACAAGCACAAATAAGGCAAAGACAATTAAAGATATTCTAGACTCTAAACTCATTAAACGCAATCTCTCTTTAAAGATCCTAAAAGAGCTAAAAGAAGAATCAGTAAGTGGCGGCAACACTAAAATCACCTACAAACTCAATGATGCTTTGGACGATAAAAGTGCAAAAACAATCAATACAGCAATCAAAAACGAAAAATTTAAAGTCAGCACACAAATCCAAGGTAGTGAAATCCGAGTTAAAGCAAAGGATATTGATGAATTACAAAAAGTTATTGCACATTTACGCAAAATGGAATTAGAAGTTGCATTAAGTTTTGGAAACTTCGCGTGA
- a CDS encoding nitrilase-related carbon-nitrogen hydrolase, whose translation MSTKCISTDLKITQSKHKKDSINQKLESKIQVGFFRAILGQKVLANRLHGILAGILCALFLSAFIYLEHFLDNKNFPLYSTLFAILGLFLYFKLSRLGAFVCGGILGILWFYWVGFSFRFYDLSHLIPLVWIVFFVVYGALFYLFCFFSSPFYRLVALTLSSFIHPFGFNWFIPEVILTKSYFFPSKFTLFLLLCSILILSAFLAKKLYKTSLIWLCSFALLLPHNTEIKKDSNIMPLRIKTTHFEVPQDERWQTNQMPNILTQNFETILKAKNAGYDLVILPETAFPLSLNLQSALLEKLKEESKEIAILTGAIFQDSIQEKPRFFNSAYLFQNGEMQVFHKLILVPFGEKIPLPNFIAKWMNAFFFDGAQDFIAQDFIAPNFAWIKNQKFQIAICYEATRDEFYANSPSNLIAISNNAWFVPSIEPTLQKLLMLYFSKNHNTTIYHSSNASEDFTLH comes from the coding sequence GTGAGCACAAAATGTATCTCCACAGACCTTAAGATTACGCAATCCAAACACAAAAAAGATTCCATAAATCAAAAGTTGGAATCCAAAATACAAGTGGGATTTTTTAGAGCAATTTTAGGCCAAAAAGTGCTAGCAAATAGGCTTCATGGAATCCTAGCGGGCATTTTATGCGCATTGTTTTTAAGTGCGTTTATTTATTTAGAGCATTTTTTAGACAATAAAAACTTCCCACTTTACTCCACTCTTTTTGCGATTCTTGGATTATTTTTGTATTTTAAACTCTCTCGTTTAGGAGCGTTTGTTTGTGGAGGAATTTTAGGGATTTTATGGTTTTATTGGGTAGGATTTAGCTTTAGATTTTATGACTTATCACATTTAATTCCACTTGTTTGGATTGTATTTTTTGTAGTGTATGGCGCGCTTTTTTATCTCTTTTGTTTTTTTTCAAGCCCTTTTTATCGCCTTGTAGCACTTACTTTATCAAGTTTTATCCACCCCTTTGGCTTTAATTGGTTTATCCCAGAAGTTATTTTAACTAAAAGCTACTTTTTTCCTTCTAAATTCACACTTTTTTTGCTTCTTTGTTCAATACTTATTTTAAGCGCATTTTTGGCCAAAAAACTCTACAAAACAAGCCTAATTTGGCTTTGCTCTTTTGCTCTTTTGCTCCCACACAATACAGAAATCAAAAAAGATTCAAACATAATGCCATTAAGAATCAAAACTACACATTTTGAAGTCCCTCAAGATGAACGCTGGCAAACAAACCAAATGCCAAACATTCTCACACAAAATTTTGAAACAATTTTAAAAGCTAAAAATGCAGGCTACGACCTTGTTATTTTACCAGAAACAGCCTTTCCACTAAGCCTAAACCTACAATCCGCACTTTTAGAAAAATTAAAAGAAGAGAGTAAAGAAATCGCAATTTTAACCGGAGCAATTTTTCAAGACTCCATACAAGAAAAGCCACGCTTTTTTAACAGTGCGTATTTGTTTCAAAATGGAGAGATGCAAGTCTTTCACAAACTAATCTTAGTGCCTTTTGGAGAGAAGATTCCTTTGCCAAACTTTATTGCAAAGTGGATGAATGCATTTTTTTTTGATGGCGCACAAGATTTTATAGCACAAGATTTTATAGCACCTAATTTTGCTTGGATTAAAAACCAAAAATTCCAAATTGCCATTTGCTATGAAGCAACAAGAGATGAATTTTACGCAAACTCCCCTAGCAATCTTATCGCCATTAGCAACAATGCATGGTTTGTGCCAAGCATTGAACCAACCTTACAAAAACTTCTAATGCTCTATTTTTCTAAAAACCACAACACCACAATCTACCACTCCAGCAACGCTTCAGAAGATTTCACACTCCACTAA
- a CDS encoding metallophosphoesterase family protein, producing the protein MEINLDYNRPLYIIGDIHGCYKTLCALIEKLPYKEDSQIIFVGDLVDRGAESFGVVEFVKNGKYPCVLGNHEELMLEYYEYAIPQNDGVWMVNGGRETIQSYANDGKVEHLKEHLEFFRSLPYCLEFDYKDELGRNLFVTHGFGLPFYGREISSKLCWSRLRNHNVIEYTGRETSVFNVFGHDVQKDGVFLAKNFAAIDTGCVYYKKFENAALSALEWPSKRVISQKYCG; encoded by the coding sequence ATGGAGATTAATTTAGATTATAATCGCCCCTTGTATATCATTGGTGATATACACGGTTGCTATAAGACTTTGTGCGCACTTATTGAAAAATTGCCTTATAAAGAAGATTCACAAATAATTTTTGTAGGGGATTTGGTGGATAGAGGGGCAGAATCTTTTGGGGTTGTGGAGTTTGTTAAGAATGGAAAGTATCCTTGCGTGCTTGGAAATCATGAAGAATTAATGCTTGAGTATTATGAATATGCGATACCACAAAATGATGGAGTTTGGATGGTAAATGGCGGGCGTGAAACTATACAAAGTTACGCAAATGATGGGAAAGTAGAACATTTAAAGGAACATTTGGAGTTTTTTAGAAGTTTGCCATATTGCTTGGAATTTGATTATAAAGACGAGTTAGGGCGGAATCTTTTTGTAACGCATGGCTTTGGATTACCTTTTTATGGCAGGGAGATTTCATCTAAACTTTGCTGGAGTAGGCTTAGAAATCATAATGTAATAGAATATACAGGAAGGGAAACTTCTGTTTTTAATGTTTTTGGACACGATGTACAAAAAGATGGTGTGTTTTTAGCTAAAAATTTTGCTGCTATTGATACAGGTTGTGTGTATTATAAAAAGTTTGAAAATGCAGCACTTAGCGCGCTAGAGTGGCCCAGCAAACGCGTGATTTCTCAAAAATATTGTGGTTAG
- a CDS encoding inorganic phosphate transporter, whose translation MKDFLQYDESWLRINKDDLRKIGVIITFVLAIISMVMLASDDVTKPLLLGFAAIVGGYMALNIGANDVANNVGPAVGSKALTMTGAIVIAAVCEISGALIAGGEVVDTVRSGIISMDSIGDARTFVTLMLAALISGAIWLHAATAIGAPVSTTHSIVGGILGAGIAAGGFGVANWEELGRIAASWVISPVSGGVIAALLLFFIKNAITYKQDKKAAARRIVPYLIAFMTWAFSLYLIGKGLKKIIKLEPIVAFGISVGIAIIVFFAVKPIINKTLEKLENKKEEINKLFTIPLIFAAALLSFAHGANDVANAIGPLAAINDALKESFVMGEKASVPFWIMLLGGLGISIGLALYGPKLIRTVGSEITELDQIRAFCIAMSAALTVLIASELGMPVSSTHIAVGAVFGVGFLREYLKKRYKEMELKILESHKGENAEMVKLFLERFRKSSVRKKAAMIKSIDRKKEKKEAKVIEDKAIPEFKKKDQKQLKKVYQEELVKRSAINKILAAWLITVPVSAVFGAVCYFILVAIGM comes from the coding sequence ATGAAAGATTTTTTACAATATGATGAAAGTTGGCTTAGAATAAACAAGGATGATTTGCGAAAAATTGGGGTTATTATCACTTTTGTGTTGGCAATTATTTCAATGGTAATGCTTGCAAGCGATGATGTAACAAAACCGCTTTTATTAGGATTTGCAGCAATTGTTGGTGGTTATATGGCGCTTAATATTGGCGCAAATGATGTGGCAAATAATGTAGGACCAGCAGTAGGCTCAAAGGCTCTTACAATGACAGGTGCTATTGTGATTGCTGCTGTGTGTGAGATTTCTGGGGCATTAATTGCTGGAGGTGAAGTTGTAGATACAGTGCGTTCTGGCATTATTTCAATGGATTCCATAGGAGATGCAAGGACATTTGTAACATTAATGTTAGCAGCATTAATTTCTGGGGCAATTTGGCTACATGCTGCAACAGCAATTGGTGCACCTGTTTCTACAACGCATTCTATTGTAGGTGGAATTTTGGGAGCTGGAATTGCTGCAGGGGGATTTGGCGTGGCAAATTGGGAGGAGCTTGGTAGAATTGCGGCAAGTTGGGTGATTTCTCCAGTAAGTGGAGGAGTTATTGCAGCATTGTTATTATTTTTTATTAAAAATGCAATCACTTATAAACAAGATAAAAAAGCTGCCGCAAGGCGCATTGTGCCTTATCTTATTGCGTTTATGACTTGGGCGTTTAGCTTGTATTTGATTGGCAAGGGGCTTAAGAAGATTATTAAACTAGAGCCGATTGTGGCGTTTGGTATTAGTGTTGGAATCGCAATTATTGTATTTTTTGCAGTTAAGCCTATAATTAATAAAACATTAGAAAAGCTGGAGAATAAAAAAGAAGAAATTAATAAGCTTTTTACGATTCCATTAATCTTTGCTGCGGCACTTTTGAGTTTTGCTCACGGTGCAAATGATGTGGCAAACGCGATTGGTCCATTGGCGGCAATTAATGATGCACTAAAGGAAAGCTTTGTGATGGGTGAAAAGGCTAGTGTGCCTTTTTGGATTATGCTCTTAGGTGGGCTTGGAATTTCTATTGGGCTGGCACTCTATGGACCAAAGCTAATTCGCACTGTGGGAAGTGAGATAACAGAGCTTGATCAAATTCGTGCATTTTGTATTGCGATGAGTGCTGCATTAACAGTGCTTATTGCAAGTGAGCTTGGAATGCCTGTAAGTTCTACGCATATTGCTGTTGGTGCGGTGTTTGGTGTGGGGTTTTTAAGAGAATATCTAAAAAAACGCTATAAAGAAATGGAGCTTAAGATTTTAGAATCGCACAAAGGGGAAAATGCGGAGATGGTAAAGTTATTTTTGGAGCGATTCCGTAAATCATCTGTGCGCAAAAAAGCTGCTATGATTAAAAGTATTGATCGCAAAAAAGAGAAAAAAGAAGCAAAGGTAATAGAAGATAAAGCAATTCCAGAGTTTAAGAAAAAAGATCAAAAGCAGCTAAAAAAAGTGTATCAAGAAGAGCTTGTTAAACGATCTGCAATTAATAAAATTCTTGCAGCATGGCTAATCACTGTCCCTGTTTCTGCGGTATTTGGTGCGGTGTGTTACTTTATTCTTGTCGCTATTGGGATGTAA
- a CDS encoding FmdE family protein, giving the protein MLAKEVLEIDDLIDDEDIVCLSETDACGVDAIQVILKATLGTGSLHINYLGKHAFNIYNRRNGKKARFVFCDSTQFSSKEEKLAYILSKEPKDLFLIKETISDFPQKARLYDAIPCAICGEQTAKNTLISKNGEQICKTCQNL; this is encoded by the coding sequence TTGCTTGCAAAGGAAGTCTTAGAAATTGATGATTTAATAGATGATGAAGATATTGTGTGTTTATCTGAAACAGACGCTTGTGGAGTTGATGCCATTCAAGTAATTTTAAAAGCTACTCTAGGCACAGGCTCTCTACATATCAATTACTTAGGCAAGCACGCCTTTAATATTTATAATAGAAGAAATGGTAAAAAGGCACGCTTTGTGTTTTGCGACTCCACACAATTCTCTAGCAAAGAAGAAAAACTAGCCTATATCCTATCTAAAGAACCAAAAGATTTGTTTCTCATCAAAGAAACAATTAGTGATTTCCCTCAAAAAGCACGACTTTATGATGCGATTCCTTGTGCAATTTGTGGAGAGCAAACCGCAAAAAATACGCTTATTTCAAAAAATGGAGAGCAAATTTGTAAAACCTGCCAAAATTTATAA
- a CDS encoding ABC transporter substrate-binding protein: protein MQIFLKLLIAMIFSALIAHSHTITDMRGKQIEIPDNLERVATISDGFIEGVMTHLGVVDKINAIGSWSMKRDYKYSFESVDGKPYTTRGLHTMKYLHPWLNDLPCFNSPQGDIINYETLAKANPQVVILRVGDCTISGGSYFRGGDPKALEKTIAMIESLEIPLVVLYSPTYYGKAELNTMQEEMRIIGDVFKQREKALKLYDYLHSTELLVRERTKNIQDKDKPSVLYFGLNSAARKQGGSGMASGITTPESYIIENITNAKNAFRGKGNNIILSGEQVYAIDPDVILLPTQNGYHPANELLSAPYYQNLKELKAIKNKRVYALPWTPMNCSRRVEYPLDILIIAKATYPNLFKDIKVHSFALKFYQDVYGVNENTAKALRSEQLLDWTVENDF from the coding sequence ATGCAAATTTTTCTCAAACTTCTTATTGCAATGATTTTTAGCGCATTGATTGCCCACTCACATACAATTACAGATATGCGTGGTAAGCAAATAGAGATTCCAGATAACCTAGAGCGTGTCGCCACAATTAGCGATGGCTTTATAGAAGGTGTGATGACACATTTAGGCGTAGTGGATAAAATCAATGCCATTGGCTCTTGGTCAATGAAGCGTGATTATAAATATTCTTTTGAAAGCGTTGATGGCAAACCTTACACTACTAGGGGCTTACATACAATGAAGTATTTACACCCTTGGCTAAATGATTTACCTTGCTTTAATTCCCCACAAGGCGATATTATCAATTACGAAACACTTGCAAAGGCAAATCCACAGGTTGTAATTTTAAGAGTGGGCGATTGCACAATTTCTGGTGGATCATACTTTAGGGGCGGTGATCCAAAGGCGCTAGAAAAAACCATCGCAATGATAGAATCCCTTGAAATTCCACTTGTTGTGCTATATTCCCCAACTTATTATGGTAAGGCGGAACTTAACACAATGCAAGAAGAAATGCGCATTATTGGCGATGTGTTTAAGCAAAGAGAGAAAGCACTCAAGCTTTATGACTACCTTCACTCCACAGAACTGCTTGTGCGTGAGAGAACAAAAAATATCCAAGACAAAGACAAGCCAAGCGTGCTTTATTTTGGTTTAAATTCCGCCGCTAGAAAGCAAGGTGGCTCAGGAATGGCATCTGGTATCACAACTCCTGAATCTTATATTATAGAAAATATCACAAATGCTAAAAACGCATTCCGTGGCAAAGGCAACAATATTATTTTAAGCGGGGAGCAAGTGTATGCAATTGACCCTGATGTGATTTTGCTCCCAACACAAAATGGCTATCACCCAGCAAACGAACTATTAAGCGCGCCTTATTATCAAAACTTAAAAGAGTTAAAAGCTATTAAAAACAAGCGCGTTTATGCGCTTCCTTGGACTCCAATGAATTGCTCTAGACGCGTGGAATATCCCCTTGATATTTTAATTATTGCAAAAGCAACTTACCCTAATTTGTTTAAAGATATTAAAGTGCATAGTTTTGCGCTCAAGTTTTACCAAGATGTGTATGGCGTTAATGAAAACACTGCAAAAGCCTTAAGAAGCGAACAACTACTTGATTGGACTGTGGAAAATGATTTTTAA
- a CDS encoding FecCD family ABC transporter permease, giving the protein MIFNPLGDVRKIIILILLGILCVAMFFAITSGNSELSLKVVLDIILFKLTGYHLDSISPRDMAIVWNMRLPRILMAILAGIALATAGALYQSCFRNPIVEPFILGASSGASFGAALAIVFPALFLPTQISAFLFALLAVVIAYTLARQKSEINTVGLVLSGVIIGSVFSALVSIIKYLSEDTQLREITFWMMGGLYHASWSDISINTIVILFCFIVAWIFAWKLNLLSIGDEESKSLGINPDKYKTLFIITATLMTAICVSSVGIIAWVGLMMPHAARLLVGPDNRFVIPIASLCGAIYLLICDTIARTLTTGEIPIGIITSIIGAPFLIWILRAKSGRLFT; this is encoded by the coding sequence ATGATTTTTAACCCGCTAGGTGATGTCCGCAAAATCATTATACTAATACTTCTTGGAATATTATGCGTGGCAATGTTTTTTGCAATCACTTCCGGGAATTCTGAGCTATCCTTAAAAGTTGTTTTAGATATTATTTTGTTTAAACTTACAGGTTATCATTTAGATTCCATCTCTCCGCGTGATATGGCAATTGTGTGGAATATGCGCCTACCACGCATTTTAATGGCAATTTTAGCTGGGATTGCCCTAGCAACTGCCGGTGCGCTTTATCAAAGTTGCTTTAGAAACCCCATTGTAGAACCATTTATTTTAGGGGCGTCATCTGGGGCTAGCTTTGGTGCTGCTCTTGCTATTGTTTTTCCAGCACTCTTTTTGCCCACGCAAATTTCCGCCTTCCTTTTCGCACTTCTTGCGGTGGTAATTGCCTACACGCTTGCACGCCAAAAAAGCGAGATAAACACCGTGGGGCTCGTGCTATCTGGTGTAATTATAGGTTCTGTGTTTTCCGCGCTTGTTTCTATTATTAAATATCTCTCAGAAGATACACAACTAAGAGAAATTACATTTTGGATGATGGGCGGACTTTACCACGCTAGCTGGAGTGATATTTCTATTAATACCATTGTGATTTTATTTTGTTTTATTGTGGCTTGGATTTTTGCTTGGAAGCTTAACTTGTTATCTATTGGCGATGAAGAATCTAAAAGCCTAGGTATCAACCCTGATAAATACAAAACACTCTTTATTATAACCGCAACTTTAATGACGGCAATTTGTGTCTCAAGTGTGGGAATTATCGCTTGGGTAGGCTTAATGATGCCACACGCCGCAAGATTGCTTGTAGGACCTGATAACCGCTTTGTGATTCCTATTGCCTCACTTTGTGGTGCAATTTATTTGCTTATTTGTGACACAATTGCAAGAACGCTCACCACTGGAGAAATTCCTATTGGAATCATAACTTCAATCATCGGTGCGCCCTTTTTGATTTGGATTTTACGCGCAAAAAGTGGGCGTTTATTTACATAG